The DNA window acgacatgaaacacggtgcagttgcgtacacCGCTTCTCCCTAGGCGGTGTGgtgcagcgtagcggttaggagcgcacTGGAGcccttgctggcatcacccatcgctgtagtttgcgatggtcccatctcgttcccaactgctgcctccaccgcgccgtttcgagcgcgtacgcaaatgcaccgtgtcTCATGTCGCCCGACTATAGCTATTTCCTCGAGCCATGTCAtgaattatttcctttttctgctgTGACGATTACTTTGCGGTAATAATATATTCTGAGATTCTGGCTTCTATATAGTTgttaatcttttttccttctttttctcgcAAAACAATGTAAATCTTCCGCTTGCTCATTTTACATTTCCTGTACAGAAAATATTGTAGGATAATGTTGAAGTTGCAAATAAATCAAAGGAAATGAGAGACTTTAAAACTAGTgcatttgatgttttttttctcacattttccaCACTTATAATGGGAAAAACTTCggagtttcaaaatttttgtggaGTAGGTTGTAAAAACTGTGAGAGAGCGGAAGGAATACGTAGATGACTTAGGTCAGACAAGATTTTTGAATTATGGGACAATATTGTGTGAGCAGATATtcttggatcaaaacgacatgaagcacggtgtagatgcgtaagcggctgcggtccAGGCGGCACGGTAGAGATAGCGGATGGAGtccaggtgggaccatcgtgaactatagcgaggaatggtgtcagcaagggtccccgctagatttcaaccgctacgctccgccgcaccgctgCGGGTTCTAACAGTGCTCCTCCGAACAGACTGAATGGACGTTATTCGTGGCCggatgcaatttttttgcgTTAGTAAACCAGTTTAAAACCGGTTCTACAATATATCATTGAGGAGTTGAGTTTCCGTTATTCGGAATCGCACCACACTGCTTCCACATTCCCGAGAAAAAAGTgggagtcaaaatgacatgaagcacggaaaacgacatgaagcattgGAACCATTGGCggtaccacccatcgctgcagtttgtgatggtcccacctaaGTTCTATTTATTGCCTCTACTGCGCCGTTTCCAGCGCGGACGCAaatgcactgtgcttcatgtcgtattgacccgactataaaagGGTATTCTTTCGCATATTATTCGACCATTCGTCATTCTGTCCCATCTTCAAGCGGATGAGAAACCTCGGGTGTGAttatttggtttcttttttgtaatttacaCTTACTACCCTTATACTGAACGTAGAGCCACGCTTTTTCAAACATTGTCAATGGGTTTACGTTGCACATTAACAGTAAACAACAATGACGAGTGACCAGACTCGACCAACTAGTGACCCtttaataaaaaatgagaaagagagGAGAATTTGAAAGTAAACAAAGGATTGGATAACATGAAATAAAGGAGAGGGCCGAGgccgaaggaaaaaaatctgtcaaTCACATGTGGATGGAAATGAAGACATACAAGGTCGAATGAATAGAGAGCTAGGAAGTTACGGCACATAATGACACTCAATAACATGCTAGGGACACAGATCCACCTATGGCTGTATCACGGGCCTTTATTCTGGATTACTACGGGGAATTGAATGTGATCACGCACAcattcgtgaactacaccaCTACCCTTATCTATTCGATTGGAGATCCTAACATCGTCAACATCGTAATATACTGCCTATGAAGGAAACTGAGGAgtcgggtgtagcgcagtcggttagaggtgcCAATCTCCACACaatcggtcggaggttcgaatccgccacagcgctcaccaagcctttcatccctccgaggtcgacaaattggtacaggacttgtctgggaggacaaaaacattgAGCAAGTCAGACAGTGGCAGGGCAGTGTgaaggctagttacacgttcataaacctcaaacgattctgaattgaagtgaacgtggtggcggatcccgAACGGATTAAttagcgccagacactttatcctttatcatttaaAGGAAGCGGAAAAGTATTGGAAAGCAGCATAGCAGCGAATAAACGTCCTCCAGTTGCGTAAGATTCCAAATAGTGACGAAGTAGGACAAAGTATTTGAGCACCAAAGGAACCGATACTACTGCGGCAGTACGCAAATCCTAGGTGTAGCGCAAGATAGAATCGCAGTAATTCTATTACTAGTCCTTACTTAGAGACAGCGTATCGCAAAGTTGATGTAGTTGGGAAACCTGtgggaaaataaagaattcgaattgtagattatgaatagtAACGTGGACCCATTCAATTcccttaatcgtcctgaaaaaggTGTGGGAACGgtttttgttcctacgaggtacgttagaacgcgtccCCTGGGCACAGGCTCCAGCCAGTCAGCAGTTTATTCATTAGGGTAACTtgaacaggctgctgaggagaccagaCTGAGATGACCAGACAAAGATGTGACGAATATCTCATGCAGCAACAAGAGGAAAACGTACCATCAAATAGAATATAGAGTAGGccgggtaaaatgtagctggggtaggggcactcagtggcgcccttatttctcgaagtaaatgaTCAAATCAATCGTGGGCCTAAGTCCTAAGTAgttagttttagaggatctatgacatgtaacctaaagttactaagagaaaaaagtaagttagagcgtcgggaaataaCGGCGCCAGTGAGTGTCCccctaactacatttttccgGTTAGCCAAACGTAGGTCAAAGAAAATCACAGATTAAAAAAGCACGTGTGAGGACAAAATCCTCCTGAATCGCATTCCATCTCTGATATTCGTCGTAATTCCCCATGCATGGTTAGTGAATTTCACAAGTAGCTTTTTATTTCACGACTATATTTACGGTGCCTAGAGATCGCAACCGAACACCTATTCTGAGCTGATTCATTCTCGTTTGTTTGCCTGCGGTGGCGCCAACAAGCGTACACGTAGCATTGACGCGAATCGGGTGCTGGCGAGCTGATGGTACGTGCCTGCAGCCTAAAAAATCCAGGCCATTTCCTGGGTGGTTCCATCGTGGTGTGCAGTAAGTTCGCCTATTCATGTGTACCTACCTAGTTTGCCTTATCCCTGAGATGTCCGGAACTTCTTCCCGGGTCGGAGAGATGATCGGCTAATCAGTCGTGGGACCAGATTTGACTTCATGCAGTTTTCCTACGTAGTCGCATCacgagtagttttttttttcatttctgaggTGTACATAGGAGTTCGGGAGTCTTTTACCTCTTTAAATGTTGAATTTGGTTACAGTGCATGCTAACACATAATGATTTTATGTCTTGCTTCAGTCTTCGGAATCTGTTTCAATTCTTTCCGCCTTTTTACTATTTTCGGTGCCTTAACAAAACATTAATTTTATGTAAGGAATCATAAATTCAATTTGAAATTCGCATACACAGTGGCCACGTGGCGCAAACAAAAATCGCCTGCTGTTCATAAATGCCTATTTCGAAATACACTTTCTATATGCCAGTCTTTATGTTATTAATATCTTTGGTGGTTGTGTCATTTTATTACTGTATTCATACCTGTTTCCAATATAACCCACTAAGCACTTTATATTAGGCAATAGTTGCGGATTATGTATGATTTGTGTGCAGATCCACATTAAATTATGGAGATGAAACTACCGAAATGGATAAAATGGCTGTAAGAAACGTAGTAACTCCTACTTCTTGGTGTTACCTTTGTAGAATAGTCTTTTTCTACGATCATCTACACAAATATACCAATTTCAACCGAGTTAGATACATTCATATGTTTTCTAATGGCATTAGCAGTTTCATCACGAATTCTACATAAGTTAAGCGAAAAATTATGGTTTTGTTGAATTAATTTGagtactcgtttttttttttcttgtaacaaTCGGAGAAACCTCCTATGGGAAGGATGCTAGAGGAACGCAGGATGCGTTGAAGAGGAGCAGTTgtttcctgttgtttttttttagtactcCGTGTTTTTGTCCCTGTACAGTGCTTAAAGTGCACGTAAAGGTGAACGAACCGGTGTCTTCTCTTCACGATGTGGTGGCACGTGTTTTCTgtcttccttcaaaaaatagaaaccgATTTAATGTGTTGAATACGAATACAGTACGCGCTTTTATACGCTTATGGTAAAATTATGTGCTGTGGAAGTTTCTCTTtattctgaattttcttcaaacactGCGAAAGCTCGCTTTACGAGCTGTCTCTGAATTTTTCGAATCCATTTTCCTTTCATAACCAATTCCCACTGGAATTCTACCGCAACCGAATTGTGCAAAACAGACaggatgtttttttgtttgtttgtttggtaATAAATGACATAACGACGATTCATGGTTTCCCTTCGCCTTGCAACTTCTCCTAATCGATGAGAAAGTGTATTCTCTTGTGATTCGTGATTTATTTCCTTGGTTTTCCTGTATTTGATCTCAAGCAAGCAAGTTTAAGCAGTGGAGTCGCTTCGAGTACGCAATGCAGTAAAGCAAAAACATACATCTTCTAAAATGTTTCAACTTAGTATATACATCTTCTAAAATGTTTCAACTTAGTAATTCATAGATTTCTCGATAGGAATTAGATGATGACCCTACTTCGCTCAAAGTGAGATGCCTTAGTGAAAGATGGATGCTTTCAGATACCCTGGACGCTAGTTTCGTTGCTTATTAGAGCGATCGATTCCCGTTCTTGCACATGTGATCGCTTGTTTGCACTTTCGTGACTTTTCGTAGCATTACAGTGCCTATCGCTGCCACCTAAACTGACGGGaagttgtgtgtgtgtgtgtgttttttttttaatcaaaatgtGTTTCAAGAGTAAAGTGCATGTGCAGTGAATAATCAAGTGATGAATGGCGCAGCTTCACAATACTGAAGAAAACTCATTCAACATAACTATCACATGACCTTTTTTCAACCTTTTCAAGCTGATTCAATTCGCTTCCATCATTTGAACaactctttatttttgttagcaACGACGCGTTGTTTTTAAGGAACATTGTTGTCGATACCAACTTTATAGATATACTTTGATGGTAATGTCTTTGTTTCGTCTCCTAGCATTTGTAATAGACCctgtaaaaaacgaaaaacgatTGGTGATTGGTTGGTAGTAGATCCTCTCTGCATAGGCAATGTAACAGGAATTTGTTTCTGATCCTCTCGATGTccaaaataagaaacaaagtTTTACTAATTTTGATGCATCCATTTGCATGAAATATGGGAATCCCAAGGGGGCCGTTACCAGCTGCCCTTCGCTTTTGCATTCCTCTATCCGCACTTTCAGACGTAGTACTTCAAGAGCAACTGCAAATCGACCACAGCACGGTCAAATATCTGAAACCCCGcgatatgtgtgtgtgtgtgacacATCCTTGAATTCGTTATGTAGTTTAAGATGTCCGATCGTAGATATACGCATGCGGATAAAAGCGGATGGAAACCGTTTCAGTTGCGTGTGCTCATAAAACACTTCGTTTCGCTGTTAGCGCTGACGTATCTTACACcacaaatcaaatttttttggttttacgTCTCCTGCTGGTCGCTCGCTAGATCGCTAGAAACGTTTCTGGTTGTAGTCGATGCTATGTAgccttcgtttctttttcatcttttagtgCTTCCCTTATGATGGGGAATGATAGATTCGTTGCAGGCGAAATTTGATGTATGTTCAGGGCTTGTAGCTTCTGTGAACGAAATAGTGTCTGCAGGCAAATGTATAGTTGGCGCAGAATGTTTGCGACCTGATGAGGGTGATACGCTTTCGACGCTGTTTTATCGTAAGATAGCAATGGGAAGAGGGGGCTTGTTTGTGTGTATGCTCAAAGCAGAGAAGAACCATAAAACCAGCAACCATAAAATTACATAAGCGTGTTATTCAGTTATATCTCATTACGTTGTAGTTATTGCAGGCCgtatgaaaaaggaaaatgatctCACGAAAAGACAGACAACGAAATAGATGGACATCAATTAAACAATAAAAGGTGGTGGAGTACGCGATAATCAGCGctatctttcttttcgtacATACAAGTCATTGCACGTGGTAGACACGCGTTTGTGAACCTAAGGGTGCCCGCAGGGTATTCTTTgtgggcggatgtagcgcagtcgataggtggttccgctgtaacagcacgatcgatcaatggttcgaaaccgccctagtgcaagcTTTCCATCCCTCGtaggccgataaattggtatcagacttgtgtTTTCAgggaggataaagacactgatttgatttttaaaaacactgattttacATCAGCTAGCCTTTGCAAGTCATTGCACGTGGTAGACACGCGTTTGTGAACCTAAGGGTGCCCGCAGGGTTCAGTAACCACCAAAGCCACAGAGCCAGCAAATCGCGCGGCTCtaaactctgcgggcagcctaagaATTGAGGGGACGCGTTGACGCatcacaagcggattgattaacgcaggACGCTTCACATTTTATCCGTATTTTCTGTACAAAATAAATCATGTTCCTGTTATCTATACGAGAGAATCGCTACGAACAACGCACTTAAGTATGCTATGACGCGTCGCTTTAGTGCAAGCTTAGTGGCAATTAGAGCTCGTTCTCGCTTATGTCCAGATATAGACAGGATTGTATAAAAATCGTTAAAGGAAACGAATTCTGAGAATAACAGACACACTAATTTCGAAAattacaagaaagaaaatttgtgttaCTTGTGTGTTCAGCTGTTTCGTTTTTCCATTAGTATTACATTGTATTTTGCCTATTATATCCCATGCAACTAATGGGTACTCAGAATTACTTGCTTAATTACTACAAAATAACCAGTTACTTCTttgctattctttttttttctagttcacAAAGAACGTTTGTGTAAACTTACGGCGTTCTGCCTCAAACCTCAAAGTGCAATCCCATTGTCTGGATTTGTAATATGCATGCAATTGATTTAGCAGCTATTTCAACTTGAGAAATTCGGAAATTGCTTGTTCAGTAATATTGCACTTGCATTTCGTTCTACTTagtcttttttccttgtgtTGCTATTTCGTCACATGAACTGCatggattttctttcgaattgcCAGAGATTTTCCTCCTCAAATCAATGTATCAAAAACCGCCatttatagttttctttcaaagagcGATCAATTGCAGGTTCTGTAAATTCTTACAGACACCTTGAATTTGGCCCCTATATTAAGCTGCCGAATGTCAACGCCAATCCAGGAAGGCGATTCCTCACCTGTGGAGGCGAAGGGTACAGGAGATCAATCAGAACGGAAATGCACCACAGCCCCCCAACAAAAGGTGCAGTTTCTGAACACATGCCGTTTTGCCTCTtggagctaaaaaaaaaagaaatggatttaGTTGAAGCAACACAGTGTACATGATCGtgctatagtcgggtgaaaacgacataaTACCTAGTGCTGTTGCATTAGCAGCGCGCTGAAGTCAGCGATGGTCCCTATTCGAGCCTGTGATTTGATGCTTTGAACGGGCTTCTTTGAGGGTAGTCGCATCCTTCATCAGCTCCTATTACTCAAGATTCCATAGCAATAAGTAGCCCCAGCCGTCAGCAACACGTCCAGAGCCGTTGGTTTTGTGGCAGCCTTCTGGTGGTTCTAGTATTGGTCAGATCAAGcgtgcgttgagaatttcttgaCAGAGAGGGGTGGGGTCGTAAGGCTTGTCAGAAGAAGAGAGCAAAGCGAAAAAGATCAGAGGGTAGTCAATGTTAAATAGACACATATTATTTTATCCAAAATGTCAGGAAATAGATTgcgtgaggtttttttttaagattttgctGATGTGATTTCACACCTTTTTGATCCGAGACTAGTTTGGAGAAATactaaacaaatgaaagacaTCGATATTAGGATAAATGCGAGGGATCATGATTACTAAGGCAAGAACAAGAATGTAAATTATACAATGCGTTGTGAACTAAGCCTTGCACCCTTGCTTCAAATTgagttcttttaaaaaaattttcaccaaaaaaaaaaatggaaaatattaaatatgaaAGAAGTAATCAAAACGATTGAGTATCCGGTATCCACACTCAGCTGTCAATTTTAGGACAAATCATGAAGTAACGAAATAAATGTACTGCAtcataaataatataacaGAAGATGTGAGGGTAATAAAATGGAACATAAAGTGTGTATGTGTCATATGCGCGTAGCTAAATTAAAGTCTTGATTCTCCTAAGGGTTTAACTTGCTGTCATAGCCATTAAATCTGAGCTTTACACATTtcctgtattattattttatataaaagaaatgaaactaaccagaggtaACTCCGTATTGAGTACTAAAAAGACCTAGAAGGCAAACTGCATTTCTTTTATAGCTTGAACATCACTTCGCCATTTCTTCATTACGACCAATTAAATATATTACATACTCTATTGAAAAGCTCTTTGATGTACTAAATCAGTACCCGTCAATGGCGCAAGGCGTTGTATCACtgttttttactgcaactgTTGGGGTTCATTCCCAAACAGATGTGTGATTCTTTGCATTTGGCGTTTAGAAGtttaaagagcacatttctcatccgacTATGACGAGTCTTCTTATTATCAcccaaaaaaagcaatttcgacGCTGTCACTGAGCGAAAAAGAAGATATCTGCAGCTGGTATTAGCGACAATATTAGTGACGCTCAAATTGAATCTCATACAATACAGCCTCCGCACTTTTGGTGAGAGATTAGGTCTATATTCGTACAAAGTTTGGTGCTTCtgacttttcttgttttttttttggaacccaATTGAGAAATATTCCGAATCTTGCCTTTTTTGAGattgaattaaatttgaaattatttttaaattttgttttggaatTATTAGTAAATTTTTGAGTTATTCTTAACTAGATTTTGATCACCCAGAACCCCTACAGAGATCAAAGTTTGTAGTTGAAGGTTTTTCTTGATGGTTTACTGAATGTGGCACAAAGTCCTTCAACTGCGCTACCGTAATCTCGCACCGGGTAAAAGCGCGAAACTTCAGATTTTCTACTGCGCGTCAAAATCCGTACGGCGCCGAACAAAGTCCGGTAACTCAGCTCTGAAAATGGTCCGCAAAAACAGATTCGgtttgaaaaatgttgtaGAGGAGGATTCTTGCACAATATGTATCATCTGTTGCGACttcaaaatgttcttttttccttaggATTTAACTTATGTTCAATACGCAAAATTTGCGAATTTGGCCATATTTACGATGTAGGGGCAAATCCATGGGCGTTTTAATGAATTTGCCTTGTAATGATTGTTTTCAGAATCACCGCCACCGTCGTCGTTCAAATACTAAAGGAGAAGGAGATGGAGCAGATACCTCACGTAGTGGAAGCAGAACGAATAGTCTGTCAGCACATAATAAAGGTAAAGCAGACGGTTCGGTGCagacttttttcctctctttctaaCTGCTTTGTAGATAAACCACGCCGCAAAGATTGGgtagaaaggaagagtttaAGTCAAGGCGGCAAAGCCGATGGAGAAAACAAGGTCAATCAACACCATAAGGAGAAGGACGCGAATGATCTTCATAAACGAACAAGAAGTTCTAATTGTGAGAATACAATGAGACTTTACGTTTATCTCAACGACTTCTCTCTGTTTTTAGTTTGTGTGGATAGTTGGAGAGATATAGTTAAGTTTAAATTCAACTATTTAaatctattctattttaatttaagCTGCCTCTTAAGCTCGCTGTGATCTCTTATTGCGACCCTAGCGCTGTCGCACACATTTTAGTGCATCCTTTGTTTGATTTGATTTCTCACAATAACGTTAATAACGACTAAGGAAAAGGACCGAAGGAAATGCTCAGAAAATCTGTAGTTGCATGTGTGATCTAAATTTCATGCTGAAAAGCCATTCATCAtgagaaagagaataaaaatgcCGAATTTGGTAAACCAGCCTTTGTTGCGGAAAGGATTTCTTcgtgttctccttctttaaGTGTTGCACTTAGTTTGTAGCAAATGGAAAACGTCGCGAACGTGATTCAACTCGCACAAGTTCAATGGCTAGTAATGGCGAAGGATTCGATTACAGCGATGAATGTACGCTTGCTGTAGATTTAGATTCAGATATTTTTATACTACATATATGCGCGGTGGGTATGCTGATAATATCTCCATATTCCAGATGAACTAGATGAGCCATTCAGCGACTCGGATGACGATTTTCGTCCCAAACAACCACAGAAACTTAGTCTTATTATTCCCAGAGGCAGAATCAGGTGAATTAATAATTACGTCATCAGTTTTGCCCCCAGTGAAGTTCACAGACACAGTGGCGTAGCACTAGCAATGATTATGGGCCAAACGATGCCCTGCTATAGTCCTCGACCAATAATCACCAATTGCTAGgacaaaacgacctgaaactcggtgcaacTGTGTCAGATCAGACTGTAGTGAGGCTGAACTAACGATGGTTCCAACCGCTcgtgtcgcttcgagcgcagcagcatCACGACTGTGAACTCTGctgcatcgttttttttacgtggTTCTATGTGGTGGCACGTGGCAGATACCACGAGCCACAACAGGGTTAAAACTTCTTCTTTGCCACCACTTCTTTTGCATGCATCACTCTACAGTTTAATCATCAAGCTGCACCTTTTCATCGTTGATTTTCTAAGAACTTTTTTGTCTTGATTTTTAGATACGGTTTAGTTggacatgattttttttttatttgagaaacAGGTGTAGATTTTTGAATATTGCGAGAAGTTAGAGGTATTAATAGTCTATTTGTCTTCTCTTTTCTGACAATTTCAAAATCCATGCAAGTAGTCATGCGAATAATAATTTGTTGAGAAGTTCCGCGTAAATTTGGGAAGTCGATTAttctaaacatttttaaattttctttacatACTTAAGATTTTTCATCAACGCCCCAGCGGCGCGCAAGGGATTCTGTACGAGCGCCTGAACTATCTTATATGGTGATTTGCAGAACTTTGTCGGGTACCGTGCCTGTGGTTGGATACTCTCCGAAATGGGGTGGACCAACCATGTGCCTGAGTTGCTTGCAATTCTTCGACCTGCCGGACCAAATGGAACCTTTCGAAGAGTATGTGGAGCTACAGCAATAATAGTGTACTTCCTTTCTATCAACTTACATCATTCTTATGCAGGCATCTTCTAAAAGAGCACAAAATTGTCGTGTCGGAGATGGGTCTCATTGTTGATCCCAAGAGGTATGTTCTATTTACCACCGCCTAGAACATTgtcgtttatttttctaatttttccattgcttTGAAGATACGTTGAGCACTGGCGCCAACGTTTTGCAAAGGAAAGTGTGGACAAAATATTCCCGCGTATCGAGCCGAAAGAGGGGGAAAAGTTCTTTGGTTTGTTTCCATATATTAATTCTTGATAAATATAGGTTAAGCTCGGAAACCTTTTCGTTGACTATATTTTGCGCAGGTGAGGTCGACTACTACTATAACATGTCGGAAGCCTTACCTGAAGATTATTCGCTTCGCCAGCGTTTGGCCATGCGTCGTCTTGAGGAAGCCCTTTCTTGCCAACAGAGAGAGCGGTAGGTTCTATTTAGTGAACAGTTTTCAAGGGAGCGAAAAGAAAGCCTAGAAGTCATCTGCACCGAAAGCGTCTCTGGAGAACTCTTTTATGACACAAATAGGCTATGGTGATAAACTCCTCAAAGTAGTAGTGCTCGCCCTCGCCACCAATTTATGGAATCGGCCTGGTTGAACGCGTTCCGCAGCGACTGTGTAAACGATATTTTGCAGTGAGGACACGAACTTCCAACAACAGTGCATCTTCTGTCGTTACACCGCTCGCGGAAATCGATCAAAGATTATCCATCACCTTTACATGATCCACCACTTAAATCTTGGTTCTCCTGACAATCTCGTTTTTGTGACGGAGTACATCGAACACCTTAAAGACAAGTTGCAGGTAGTGCAGAATTCTTCCGTCGAGCCGAAAAACcaaattattgtatttattgattttgatttagAGAAATGAGTGTATTTACTGTGAAAAGACTTTCGGAGATCGCAACATTCTCATGGATCACATGCGCAAGAGGAACCATAGGGAGGTTAGTGTTGCTTGGATTATAGTGACTAGTatgaaataattataaaacgCAAGTATTGTCTTAAATTCTTGGATGTAATTGAAGGTGAACCCCAAGAACCACTACTATGACAAGTTTTACATAATCAACTATCTCGAGCTCggaaaacgttggctcgacgTTTTAGCTGAGGACTTCGAGGATACGATGCCAACGTTCCAGGACTCGGATGAGGAAGAAGAGGAGTATGCGTTTTTCATATCTCTGCCTCATTTTGAAACGAATAATTCCAAGATTGGACTGAGctaacatttagaaaaaaacctttgctCAACATATCAAGTATTTAGTAACTCTTGGTGCGAATGGCAAG is part of the Necator americanus strain Aroian chromosome V, whole genome shotgun sequence genome and encodes:
- a CDS encoding hypothetical protein (NECATOR_CHRV.G20636.T1), whose translation is MSTPIQEGDSSPVEAKGTGDQSERKCTTAPQQKNHRHRRRSNTKGEGDGADTSRSGSRTNSLSAHNKDKPRRKDWVERKSLSQGGKADGENKVNQHHKEKDANDLHKRTRSSNSNGKRRERDSTRTSSMASNGEGFDYSDEYELDEPFSDSDDDFRPKQPQKLSLIIPRGRIRTLSGTVPVVGYSPKWGGPTMCLSCLQFFDLPDQMEPFEEHLLKEHKIVVSEMGLIVDPKRYVEHWRQRFAKESVDKIFPRIEPKEGEKFFGEVDYYYNMSEALPEDYSLRQRLAMRRLEEALSCQQREREDTNFQQQCIFCRYTARGNRSKIIHHLYMIHHLNLGSPDNLVFVTEYIEHLKDKLQRNECIYCEKTFGDRNILMDHMRKRNHREVNPKNHYYDKFYIINYLELGKRWLDVLAEDFEDTMPTFQDSDEEEEDNSWCEWQEDNVDADETRVVCLLCNESDESCEGLLSHMKDKHDFDLIKIIDDNHLDVYQRMKLINYIRKQNFNAVCFICQRSDLGNTQELAKHLQEAERPITKLPDKSYWDTDEALLPIFGNDHLLWRLESLLEGRDGASDTEERCRRESEKKYSAYVAESQKNTVDGVIAEDLPDLHELNENDLQELI